From Mucilaginibacter rubeus, a single genomic window includes:
- a CDS encoding DUF5107 domain-containing protein, producing MNNLYVNVWEEKVTIPTYGIGKPDKNPMFFEKRVYQGSSGKVYPNPVIEKIYDEKEDKEYTGLYLENKYLKVLILPELGGRIQMAYDKIKDRHFIYYNQVIKPALVGLTGPWISGGIEFNWPQHHRPSTFEPVDYKTEENADGSKTVWVNEVERMFHTKGMAGFTLHPDKAYIEIKAKLYNRSALPQTFLWWANPAVKVNDDYQSVFPPDVNAVFDHGKRDVSTFPIATGTYYKVDYSPGTDISRYKNIPVPTSYMAINSNYDFVGGYEHDSQAGLLHVANHHVSPGKKQWTWGHSDFGVAWDRNLTDEDGPYIELMTGMFTDNQPDFTWLMPHEEKHFTQYFMPYRELGVIKNATKDILLALGYTDGKLLLKVYVTGEQNNLNIKLQHDGKVLLSEQVCIVPEQVYTREIVIKDINENLLLLTVHSAAGKELIKYDAASNKLNNIPEAAKPALLPADVENNEQLFLTAQHLEQYRHATYSPVPYYEEALRRDPKDIRNNNALGLWYLRRGQFAKSEPYFRKAVETITQRNPNPYDSECYYNLGLALKFLGKKDEAYKSFYKATWSNAWKDSGYFSVAQIDLENGDYELALDHSLSSLDRNANNSKAYVLRSAAFRKLGRFEEAVEVATTAIKRDAFNLGALFELVYAYKALGNEEKAMNSLNELTKLSRGYYQNYIEYALDYANAGLYQEAADLLIYAVNGDATSPMVYYYLGYFACQLGNNEQASGYFKQASAADSYLCFPDRLEDISVLKLAAVLTPTDAKAPYYLGNLFYDKLQYDDAIAAWETSAQLDDTFPTVFRNLGIAYYNKRNDPAKALACFEKAFAQDTTDARILMELDQLYKKLNHAADSRLQFVEANLETAKLRDDVYLERATLYNFLGEHQTAFEQVMQRTFHPWEGGEGKASGQYVAALVEMAKQNIRDGKYNEAVEQLTQAQTYPNNLGEGKLFGTQENDIFYWLGRAYEGLQETEHAKAYFEQAAIGLEDPTAAVFYNDQQPDKIFYQGLAKKCLGDSTSAERIFKKLLNYGIKHMDDNVKIDYFAVSLPNLLIFEDDLQVRNRVHCHFLQGLGYLGLHDFEQAQKAFTEVLKLDAGHYGARIHQNMINQITEVAG from the coding sequence ATGAACAATTTGTATGTAAATGTTTGGGAAGAGAAGGTAACCATCCCAACCTACGGTATAGGCAAGCCCGATAAAAACCCCATGTTTTTTGAAAAGCGTGTTTACCAGGGCAGCAGCGGCAAGGTATATCCAAACCCTGTTATCGAAAAAATTTACGACGAAAAAGAAGATAAAGAATACACAGGTTTGTACCTGGAGAATAAATATCTCAAAGTGCTGATCCTGCCCGAGCTTGGCGGCCGTATCCAGATGGCTTATGACAAGATCAAGGACCGTCATTTTATTTATTACAACCAGGTAATTAAACCGGCACTGGTAGGTTTAACCGGTCCGTGGATTTCGGGCGGCATCGAGTTTAACTGGCCGCAGCATCACCGCCCAAGTACGTTTGAACCGGTTGATTATAAAACCGAAGAAAACGCAGATGGCAGCAAAACCGTCTGGGTTAACGAGGTAGAGCGTATGTTCCATACCAAGGGCATGGCCGGTTTTACGCTGCACCCTGATAAGGCATACATCGAAATAAAAGCTAAACTTTATAACCGCTCTGCCTTGCCGCAAACCTTTTTATGGTGGGCTAACCCGGCAGTAAAGGTTAATGACGATTACCAGTCGGTTTTTCCACCGGATGTGAACGCGGTTTTTGACCACGGTAAGCGCGATGTATCAACCTTCCCTATAGCTACAGGTACATATTACAAGGTTGATTATTCGCCTGGTACGGATATCTCGAGGTATAAAAATATCCCGGTGCCAACGTCGTATATGGCTATCAATTCTAATTATGATTTTGTGGGCGGATATGAGCATGATTCGCAGGCCGGTTTGCTGCACGTAGCCAATCACCATGTATCGCCGGGCAAAAAACAGTGGACCTGGGGCCATAGCGATTTCGGTGTGGCCTGGGATAGGAACCTGACCGACGAAGACGGCCCATACATTGAACTCATGACCGGTATGTTTACTGATAACCAACCCGATTTTACCTGGTTGATGCCGCATGAAGAAAAGCATTTTACCCAATACTTTATGCCATACCGCGAACTTGGTGTAATTAAAAATGCTACAAAAGATATCTTGCTGGCGCTTGGTTACACCGATGGTAAATTATTGTTAAAAGTTTACGTAACCGGCGAGCAAAACAACCTGAACATCAAATTACAGCACGATGGTAAGGTGTTGCTAAGCGAACAAGTTTGTATTGTACCAGAGCAGGTTTATACCCGCGAGATAGTCATTAAAGATATCAATGAGAACTTATTATTGCTTACCGTACACTCGGCAGCAGGCAAAGAATTGATTAAGTATGATGCAGCAAGCAATAAACTTAATAACATACCGGAAGCGGCCAAACCAGCCCTGTTACCTGCCGATGTAGAAAATAACGAGCAGTTGTTTTTAACCGCTCAGCATTTGGAGCAGTATCGTCATGCTACTTATAGCCCGGTACCATATTATGAAGAAGCTTTACGCCGCGATCCGAAGGATATCCGGAATAACAATGCTTTAGGTTTATGGTACCTGCGCCGTGGGCAGTTTGCTAAAAGCGAGCCTTATTTCCGCAAGGCAGTTGAAACTATTACACAGCGTAACCCTAACCCGTATGATAGCGAGTGCTATTACAATTTGGGTTTGGCCTTGAAGTTCCTGGGTAAAAAGGATGAGGCTTACAAATCTTTCTATAAAGCTACCTGGAGCAACGCCTGGAAAGATAGCGGCTATTTCTCTGTAGCCCAGATTGACCTGGAAAATGGTGACTATGAGCTGGCGCTTGATCATTCGTTATCGTCACTGGATAGAAATGCTAATAACAGCAAGGCTTATGTTTTACGTTCGGCGGCTTTCCGCAAGTTGGGACGTTTTGAAGAAGCTGTTGAGGTAGCCACCACAGCTATAAAAAGGGACGCGTTTAACTTAGGTGCTTTGTTTGAACTGGTTTATGCTTACAAGGCTTTGGGTAATGAAGAAAAAGCCATGAACAGCCTTAACGAACTAACCAAACTGTCACGAGGTTATTACCAAAATTACATTGAGTATGCGCTTGACTACGCTAACGCGGGCCTGTACCAGGAAGCTGCCGATTTGCTTATTTATGCTGTAAATGGTGACGCTACAAGCCCTATGGTGTATTATTACCTTGGCTACTTTGCTTGCCAGTTAGGCAATAACGAACAGGCATCCGGCTATTTCAAACAGGCATCTGCCGCTGATTCATATTTGTGTTTCCCCGATAGATTGGAAGATATCAGTGTGCTAAAGCTTGCCGCTGTTTTAACTCCTACCGATGCCAAAGCGCCATACTACTTAGGCAACTTGTTTTATGATAAACTGCAGTATGACGATGCCATTGCCGCCTGGGAAACGTCGGCACAATTGGATGATACTTTCCCAACAGTGTTCAGGAACCTTGGCATAGCTTATTACAATAAACGAAACGACCCTGCAAAAGCCCTGGCTTGTTTTGAAAAGGCTTTTGCCCAGGATACCACCGATGCCCGGATCCTGATGGAGCTTGATCAGCTTTATAAAAAACTGAACCATGCCGCCGATTCACGCCTGCAATTTGTTGAAGCCAACCTGGAAACTGCCAAACTACGTGACGATGTTTATTTAGAGCGGGCCACCCTATACAATTTCTTGGGTGAGCATCAAACAGCATTTGAGCAGGTGATGCAAAGAACATTTCACCCATGGGAGGGAGGCGAAGGTAAGGCTTCTGGCCAGTACGTTGCAGCCCTGGTTGAAATGGCCAAGCAAAACATCCGCGATGGTAAATATAATGAGGCCGTTGAGCAGTTAACGCAGGCGCAAACTTACCCGAATAATTTAGGCGAGGGCAAGCTGTTCGGCACGCAGGAAAATGATATCTTTTATTGGCTGGGCAGGGCTTATGAAGGCCTGCAGGAAACGGAACACGCAAAGGCTTATTTTGAGCAAGCAGCCATAGGTTTGGAAGACCCGACAGCGGCTGTTTTTTATAACGATCAACAGCCGGATAAGATCTTTTATCAGGGTTTAGCTAAAAAATGTCTGGGTGACAGTACATCAGCAGAGCGGATCTTCAAAAAACTGCTTAATTATGGTATTAAGCACATGGATGATAACGTAAAAATTGATTACTTTGCCGTCTCGCTGCCAAATTTGCTCATTTTTGAAGATGATCTGCAGGTAAGGAACCGCGTGCATTGCCACTTTTTACAGGGACTGGGATACCTCGGTTTACATGATTTTGAGCAGGCACAAAAGGCCTTTACCGAGGTTCTGAAACTTGATGCCGGGCACTATGGCGCGAGGATACATCAAAACATGATAAACCAAATTACCGAAGTAGCCGGTTAA
- a CDS encoding sugar porter family MFS transporter, producing the protein MITDLKKEVKFNSSYIIGISFISALGGYLFGFDFAVISGALPFLRKEFALDPLWEGFLTGSLALGCIVGCIIAGSIAEKFGRKPGLMLAAFIFAVSSLAISFSTWLAYFITMRFAAGIGVGMASMLCPMYIAEISPAKVRGRNVAINQLTVVLGILITNLCNYFLADAGDNAWRWMFGLGTIPALVFMLGVLFLPESPRWLMKVGRHEDAEKVLYKIGSEEFVTSTQEAIQKSLKGATSKESYRAVFEKAVRPAVLIGITLAVFQQFCGINVVFNYTSTIFASVGSSLNQQLFETVSIGIVNLVFTLLAMWQVDKLGRKPLMLIGSLGLSIFYIVLAYLLQNHLSAKLVSVFVLLAISTYALSLAPITWVLIAEIFPNKIRSAASTVAIVSLWGAYFILVFTFPILAKVLGTYGPFYMYAAVCFLGFVFVLKKVKETKGQTLEELEENLIRH; encoded by the coding sequence ATGATCACTGATTTAAAAAAAGAAGTTAAGTTTAACAGCAGCTACATTATAGGGATTTCCTTTATTTCGGCGCTGGGCGGCTACCTGTTCGGTTTTGATTTTGCCGTAATATCTGGCGCGTTGCCGTTCCTTCGCAAAGAGTTCGCGCTTGATCCGCTTTGGGAGGGCTTCCTTACCGGGTCGCTGGCGCTGGGCTGTATTGTGGGCTGTATCATTGCCGGTAGTATTGCCGAAAAATTTGGCCGCAAGCCGGGGCTGATGCTTGCCGCGTTCATCTTTGCGGTATCGTCGTTAGCCATTTCATTTTCAACCTGGCTCGCTTACTTTATCACCATGCGTTTTGCCGCCGGTATTGGCGTAGGGATGGCATCGATGCTGTGCCCCATGTACATCGCCGAGATTTCGCCGGCCAAGGTGCGCGGGCGTAACGTGGCTATTAATCAGCTTACGGTAGTATTGGGCATCCTGATCACCAACCTGTGCAATTACTTTTTGGCCGATGCCGGTGATAACGCCTGGCGCTGGATGTTTGGTTTAGGTACGATACCGGCGCTGGTTTTTATGTTAGGTGTATTATTCCTGCCCGAAAGCCCGAGATGGCTCATGAAAGTAGGCCGCCATGAAGATGCTGAAAAAGTACTTTATAAAATTGGCTCCGAAGAATTTGTTACCTCTACTCAGGAAGCTATCCAAAAATCCCTGAAGGGAGCAACAAGCAAAGAGTCATACCGTGCTGTATTTGAAAAGGCTGTTCGCCCTGCTGTGCTGATCGGCATCACCCTGGCAGTATTTCAGCAGTTTTGCGGTATCAATGTGGTGTTTAACTATACCTCAACCATCTTCGCTTCAGTGGGCTCAAGCCTTAATCAACAACTGTTTGAAACTGTTTCTATAGGTATAGTTAACCTGGTATTTACCCTGCTGGCTATGTGGCAGGTTGACAAACTGGGCCGTAAGCCGTTGATGCTCATTGGCTCCTTAGGGCTATCGATATTTTATATTGTATTGGCTTACCTGCTGCAAAACCATTTATCGGCCAAACTGGTATCTGTATTTGTGCTACTCGCTATCAGCACTTACGCGCTTTCATTGGCGCCTATTACCTGGGTACTTATTGCCGAAATCTTCCCTAATAAAATTCGCAGCGCTGCATCAACAGTGGCTATTGTATCCTTATGGGGAGCCTATTTTATACTGGTGTTCACTTTCCCGATACTGGCTAAGGTATTGGGTACTTACGGGCCTTTTTATATGTACGCGGCGGTATGCTTTTTAGGCTTCGTGTTTGTGTTGAAAAAGGTAAAAGAAACCAAAGGCCAGACCCTTGAAGAGTTAGAAGAAAATTTGATAAGACATTAA
- a CDS encoding aldose epimerase family protein, whose translation MHVAVKTSSRLWGQVNGADVFLFRIENESGAYVELTNYGAAIVSVVVPDREQQFENVVVGFPDLDGYLNDTCYIGSTIGRYANRITNARFKLDNKICYLDTNDGKNSNHAGNSGFNYRVFAAETIDNGVVMTLTSPDGDGGYPGALEFRVTYTWSADNELLIHYKATADKNTIANFTNHAYFNLSAFKSKIYNHRLTMLSDNIVDSYEDYTPSGAIIPAKQKVFNNNKLSDKFKIDETRVEGLNLFYIINKEAEGSALTNSALLIDEASGRSLEVYTDYPGVFLYTGDYLTSTSPTHTGNQAKPFDALCLECQHYPDSINHPNFPQAILKVGDVYDQSILYKFGTI comes from the coding sequence ATGCACGTGGCTGTTAAAACTTCATCCCGGTTATGGGGGCAGGTTAACGGCGCCGATGTTTTCCTTTTCAGGATAGAAAACGAAAGCGGGGCTTACGTTGAACTTACCAACTACGGTGCAGCCATTGTATCGGTTGTGGTGCCTGACAGGGAACAACAATTTGAGAACGTGGTAGTGGGTTTTCCAGACCTGGATGGATATTTGAATGATACCTGTTACATAGGCTCAACCATAGGCCGTTACGCCAACCGCATCACTAATGCCCGCTTTAAACTGGATAATAAGATCTGTTATTTAGATACCAATGATGGCAAAAACTCCAACCATGCGGGCAACAGCGGTTTTAATTACAGGGTGTTTGCTGCTGAAACAATTGATAATGGCGTGGTGATGACGCTTACCAGTCCGGATGGAGATGGCGGCTATCCCGGTGCATTGGAATTTAGGGTAACCTACACCTGGAGCGCCGACAATGAATTGCTGATCCATTACAAAGCTACCGCCGATAAAAACACCATAGCTAATTTTACCAATCACGCTTACTTTAACCTCTCGGCATTTAAAAGCAAAATTTATAACCACAGGCTTACCATGTTGTCGGATAATATTGTGGATTCGTATGAAGATTATACGCCGAGCGGGGCTATTATACCTGCCAAACAAAAGGTTTTTAACAATAATAAGCTGAGCGATAAATTTAAGATAGATGAAACTCGGGTTGAAGGACTTAACTTGTTTTATATCATCAACAAAGAAGCCGAAGGAAGTGCCCTGACCAATTCGGCCCTCTTAATTGATGAAGCATCGGGCCGCAGCCTTGAAGTTTATACCGATTATCCAGGCGTGTTCCTTTACACCGGCGATTATTTAACCAGTACCTCGCCAACCCACACCGGTAATCAGGCAAAACCATTCGACGCGCTTTGCCTCGAATGCCAGCACTACCCGGATAGTATTAACCATCCTAATTTCCCGCAGGCCATTTTAAAGGTGGGCGATGTTTACGATCAAAGCATTTTATACAAGTTTGGTACTATATGA
- a CDS encoding polysaccharide deacetylase family protein, whose protein sequence is MSSRREFMKQGGLLGLAGLVGSNLVSAKEHQAANNVNTSKWVDGSRLVVSVSMQFEAGGQPDNAESPFPQNMQKGYIDLPGATWFQYGYKEGIPRMLDNWDKLGVKVTSHMVGSAVLKNPTLAKEIVDRGHEAAAHGMNWATQYTMPYEQEKQFIKDGADAIKKVTGFTPVGYNANWLRRGENTLKILQELGFVYHIDDLSRDEPFIIPVNQKDFVVVPYTLRNNDIVLIEGKNFSVDQFLNQVKMEFDQLYAEAEFKRRQMSISFHDRIGGTPQMVKAANDLIKYIQQHKGVSFKRKDEIAKMALEDKTTIRE, encoded by the coding sequence ATGAGCTCAAGAAGAGAATTTATGAAACAAGGCGGCCTACTGGGTTTGGCTGGTCTTGTAGGCAGTAATTTGGTATCTGCTAAAGAACACCAGGCTGCCAATAACGTTAACACCTCAAAATGGGTCGATGGCTCAAGACTGGTGGTTTCTGTATCCATGCAGTTTGAAGCGGGGGGGCAGCCGGATAACGCCGAAAGCCCATTTCCTCAAAATATGCAAAAAGGCTATATCGATCTGCCGGGTGCAACCTGGTTTCAGTATGGTTATAAAGAAGGTATTCCCCGCATGCTGGACAATTGGGATAAACTGGGCGTAAAAGTAACATCGCACATGGTTGGTTCGGCAGTGCTGAAAAACCCGACCCTGGCTAAAGAAATTGTTGATCGCGGGCATGAGGCGGCCGCGCATGGTATGAATTGGGCTACACAATATACCATGCCTTACGAGCAGGAAAAACAATTTATAAAAGATGGCGCCGACGCCATCAAAAAAGTAACCGGTTTTACCCCCGTGGGCTACAATGCCAACTGGCTGCGCCGCGGCGAAAACACGCTGAAAATATTACAGGAGCTTGGTTTTGTATACCATATTGACGACCTGAGCCGCGACGAACCATTTATCATCCCCGTAAATCAAAAGGATTTTGTGGTGGTGCCGTATACCCTGCGCAACAATGATATTGTACTTATTGAAGGAAAAAACTTCTCTGTTGATCAGTTCCTGAACCAGGTAAAAATGGAGTTTGACCAGCTTTATGCCGAAGCTGAGTTTAAACGCCGCCAAATGTCTATCAGCTTCCATGATCGTATTGGAGGCACCCCACAAATGGTTAAAGCCGCCAACGACCTGATTAAATACATACAGCAACATAAAGGCGTAAGCTTTAAACGCAAAGATGAGATCGCAAAAATGGCTTTGGAGGATAAAACAACGATAAGGGAGTAA
- a CDS encoding glycoside hydrolase family 97 protein, whose translation MKKTTLIFFILSAFTLRISAQTYTVKSPDNNLKLELKVNDSISYALSYKNNQLISPSAIGLKLDKTTLGTNGKVLSAKPSTVNKTIRPLYGKAAVLTDNYNELAISFAGNYKLLIRAYNEGVAYRFVTDLKDSVKVMSERAGFNLKGNPGATIAETDNYTAWELAYNQYKSIGEIKEDKHAITPALYAYNNGVKLVVAEADLFDYPGMYVKKRNGNMTGEWAAYPATTKMGSWGDFVSVVTSRENYIAKEPGKKEYPWRVIIATDDDKTLLNNQLVYKLSKPSVLENTAWIKPGKAAWEWWHDAILPGAPIPSGMENRSTQLYNFYTDFAAKNHLEYMMIDAGWSDNYDVKKRLQKTDIRAVIQHANEKHVGIFVWCVAAPLLKDLDANLDYLKDIGAVGIKVDFFDRDDQQAIKWLQVIAEGAAKRHLMVDFHGCSKPTGLQRTYPNIVNYEAVRGQECSKWDFTTNPVHHTTFPFIRMLGGPLDYTPGSMRNKSKDTFKPIAEGLPSTQGTRCHELAMFVVFDQPLAVFCDSPTEYEKYPDIEQYLSAVPTVFDETKPLDAKVGEYIAIAKKKGSDWYVGAMTNWDARIINVDFSFLPAGVSYTADLYADATDADKNAEKYEHKTITVNRSTKLNLKLAPGGGAVVHLHGK comes from the coding sequence ATGAAAAAAACTACCCTGATATTTTTTATTCTATCTGCTTTTACTCTTCGTATTTCGGCACAAACGTACACGGTTAAATCGCCCGATAATAACCTGAAACTGGAACTTAAGGTAAATGACAGCATTAGCTATGCCTTGAGCTACAAAAATAATCAGCTGATCTCGCCATCGGCTATTGGTCTAAAGCTGGATAAAACCACCCTTGGCACGAATGGCAAAGTATTAAGCGCTAAACCATCAACAGTAAATAAAACTATCCGCCCGCTGTATGGTAAAGCGGCTGTGCTTACCGATAATTATAATGAATTAGCCATCAGCTTTGCAGGAAATTATAAACTGCTTATCCGTGCTTATAACGAAGGTGTAGCTTATCGCTTTGTTACCGACCTGAAAGATTCGGTTAAAGTAATGAGTGAACGGGCTGGTTTTAACCTGAAAGGAAACCCCGGCGCAACCATTGCAGAAACAGATAATTATACGGCCTGGGAGCTGGCTTATAACCAATACAAATCTATCGGCGAAATAAAGGAAGATAAACATGCTATTACCCCGGCTTTGTATGCTTATAACAATGGCGTAAAACTGGTTGTTGCAGAAGCTGATCTGTTTGACTACCCCGGTATGTACGTTAAAAAGAGAAACGGAAACATGACCGGTGAGTGGGCTGCTTACCCCGCGACTACCAAAATGGGCAGTTGGGGCGATTTTGTATCGGTAGTTACCTCCCGCGAAAACTACATTGCTAAAGAACCCGGTAAAAAAGAGTATCCATGGCGGGTAATTATTGCTACGGATGATGATAAAACTTTACTGAATAACCAATTGGTTTATAAGTTATCAAAACCTTCGGTATTGGAAAACACAGCCTGGATAAAACCTGGAAAAGCAGCATGGGAGTGGTGGCATGACGCCATTTTGCCCGGCGCGCCAATCCCATCGGGTATGGAAAACCGAAGCACGCAATTGTATAATTTCTATACCGATTTCGCAGCCAAAAATCACCTGGAATACATGATGATTGACGCCGGTTGGAGCGATAATTACGATGTTAAAAAGCGTTTGCAAAAAACAGATATCCGCGCGGTAATTCAGCATGCTAATGAAAAGCATGTAGGCATTTTTGTCTGGTGTGTGGCTGCGCCGCTACTGAAAGACCTGGATGCTAATCTTGATTATTTAAAAGACATTGGCGCGGTTGGTATTAAGGTTGATTTTTTTGACCGTGACGATCAGCAAGCCATTAAATGGCTGCAAGTAATTGCCGAAGGAGCCGCCAAGCGCCACCTGATGGTTGATTTCCACGGCTGCTCAAAACCAACCGGTTTGCAGCGCACTTATCCAAATATTGTTAACTACGAGGCTGTACGCGGACAAGAATGTTCAAAATGGGATTTTACAACCAACCCGGTACATCATACTACTTTCCCTTTTATCAGGATGCTGGGCGGTCCGCTGGATTATACACCGGGATCTATGCGCAACAAATCAAAAGATACTTTTAAACCGATAGCCGAGGGATTGCCATCCACCCAGGGTACCCGCTGCCATGAGTTGGCCATGTTTGTGGTGTTTGATCAGCCGCTGGCTGTGTTTTGCGATTCGCCTACTGAGTATGAAAAGTACCCGGATATCGAACAATATTTATCAGCCGTGCCAACCGTTTTTGACGAAACAAAACCGCTTGATGCCAAAGTAGGCGAATACATCGCGATAGCAAAAAAGAAAGGTAGCGACTGGTATGTTGGCGCCATGACCAACTGGGATGCCAGGATTATCAATGTTGATTTCTCTTTCCTGCCCGCAGGCGTTAGCTACACCGCCGATTTGTACGCTGATGCAACCGACGCAGATAAGAATGCCGAGAAATACGAGCATAAAACCATCACCGTTAATCGCTCAACCAAACTGAACCTGAAACTTGCGCCGGGTGGCGGCGCGGTAGTGCATTTGCACGGGAAATAA
- a CDS encoding alpha-galactosidase has translation MRTTQRKTLPLGLLFACSMLLAGRAAAQDVTIPVETQHNALVLQTDAEKHLNMVYLGAKLANAAEYSSIRKMYKQADDSGVQNDVYTPSGSASLGEPAITVTHADGNKSLNLAYVSHTVSKIDDNVSLLVVTLKDPAYDFEVKLYYKTYFKEDVTEQWSVIKHNEKGVVTLNKYASANLNLKGNTTGGFWLKQYHGNWAMEVQPEEARLTHGIKTIDSKLGTRANLYEHSMFAISMDKPATEDEGKVLYGAMEWSGNFRVDFELDVANNLKIIAGINNAASEYHLKPGVEFTTPAFLYTYSDHGKGDASRKLQSWARQYKIVDGNGSRLTLLNNWESTYFDFNESKLAGLLKDTKKLGVDLFLLDDGWFGNSHPRNGDNAGLGDWQENKQKLPNGISSLVKEAQANGVKFGIWIEPEMVNPASDLYKAHPDWVIKQPNRPEKYFRNQLVLDLANPKVQDFVFGVVDGLFTKNPDLAYIKWDCNAVIYNAYSAYLKKDQSHIYVDYVNGLYNVLKRVRAKYPKVPLMLCSGGGGRVDYGALQYFTEYWPSDNTDPLERVFIQWEYSFFYPAITSSNHVTDWGKQPIKYRVDVAMMGKMGFDIVIGKLSENDLSFCQSALKNYDGLKDAIWHGDQYRLASPWDNDAASIMYVNTDKSKAVMFNYLVNNRYGSGTKVPVRLKGLDPNKKYRVKEINLYPGTGSVLGNEDLTFTGDFLMNVGINPETSTYHTSVVLQLEAI, from the coding sequence GTGAGAACTACTCAAAGAAAAACTTTACCGCTGGGCCTGCTTTTCGCATGCTCAATGCTGTTGGCCGGAAGGGCGGCAGCACAGGATGTAACCATTCCTGTTGAAACCCAGCACAACGCGCTGGTATTACAAACCGATGCCGAGAAACACCTGAACATGGTGTACCTGGGTGCAAAGCTTGCTAACGCGGCCGAGTACAGCAGCATCCGTAAAATGTATAAACAAGCAGATGATTCGGGTGTGCAGAATGATGTTTATACACCATCAGGATCGGCAAGTTTGGGCGAGCCTGCTATTACAGTTACCCATGCCGATGGCAATAAGTCATTGAACCTGGCTTATGTGAGCCACACGGTTAGCAAGATTGATGATAACGTTTCTTTATTGGTTGTTACCCTGAAAGATCCTGCTTATGACTTTGAGGTAAAACTATACTACAAAACATACTTTAAAGAAGATGTGACCGAACAATGGTCGGTTATTAAGCACAACGAAAAAGGCGTTGTTACGCTTAACAAATATGCATCGGCTAATTTAAACCTGAAAGGTAATACCACCGGTGGTTTCTGGCTTAAACAATATCATGGCAACTGGGCTATGGAAGTTCAGCCGGAAGAGGCCCGTTTAACCCACGGTATTAAAACTATCGACAGCAAATTGGGTACCCGTGCCAACCTGTACGAGCATTCCATGTTCGCGATATCGATGGATAAGCCTGCTACCGAAGACGAAGGCAAAGTGCTTTATGGCGCTATGGAATGGTCGGGCAATTTCAGGGTTGATTTTGAGCTTGATGTAGCCAATAACCTGAAAATCATCGCGGGCATTAACAACGCTGCTTCCGAGTATCATTTAAAACCGGGTGTTGAATTCACTACACCGGCGTTTTTATACACCTACTCAGATCATGGTAAAGGCGATGCCAGTCGTAAACTGCAAAGCTGGGCACGCCAGTACAAAATTGTTGATGGTAACGGCTCAAGACTTACGCTGTTGAACAACTGGGAGTCTACCTATTTTGATTTTAACGAGAGCAAACTTGCCGGTTTGTTAAAGGATACGAAAAAATTAGGCGTCGACCTGTTTTTATTGGACGATGGCTGGTTTGGTAACAGCCACCCGCGTAACGGCGATAATGCTGGTTTAGGCGATTGGCAGGAGAATAAACAAAAGCTGCCAAACGGAATCAGCTCATTGGTAAAAGAAGCGCAGGCTAACGGCGTTAAATTCGGCATCTGGATTGAGCCGGAGATGGTAAACCCGGCCAGCGATTTGTACAAAGCTCATCCTGATTGGGTGATTAAACAACCAAACCGCCCTGAAAAATATTTCAGGAACCAGTTGGTGCTTGACCTGGCCAACCCTAAAGTACAGGATTTTGTATTTGGCGTGGTTGATGGCCTGTTCACCAAAAATCCTGATCTGGCTTATATCAAATGGGATTGTAACGCGGTTATCTATAATGCTTACTCGGCTTATTTGAAAAAAGACCAGTCGCATATTTATGTTGACTATGTGAACGGCTTGTACAATGTATTGAAACGTGTTCGTGCTAAGTATCCTAAAGTGCCTTTGATGCTTTGCTCAGGCGGCGGCGGTCGTGTGGATTATGGAGCATTGCAATACTTTACCGAGTACTGGCCAAGTGATAATACCGATCCGTTGGAGCGCGTATTTATTCAGTGGGAGTATTCGTTCTTTTACCCGGCAATCACCAGCTCAAACCACGTAACCGATTGGGGCAAGCAGCCTATTAAATACCGTGTGGATGTGGCTATGATGGGTAAAATGGGCTTTGATATTGTTATCGGCAAGCTAAGCGAAAATGATCTGAGCTTCTGCCAGTCGGCCCTTAAAAACTACGATGGTCTGAAAGATGCGATCTGGCATGGCGATCAGTACCGTTTAGCTTCGCCATGGGATAACGATGCCGCATCTATCATGTACGTAAATACTGATAAATCAAAAGCGGTTATGTTCAATTACCTGGTAAATAACCGTTATGGTTCGGGCACCAAAGTTCCGGTACGTTTAAAAGGCCTCGATCCTAACAAAAAATACCGTGTAAAAGAGATTAACCTTTACCCGGGCACAGGTTCGGTATTAGGTAATGAGGATTTAACCTTTACCGGCGATTTCCTGATGAACGTAGGTATCAACCCGGAAACCAGTACTTACCACACCAGTGTGGTATTACAGTTGGAGGCAATCTGA